The proteins below are encoded in one region of Alistipes indistinctus YIT 12060:
- the ileS gene encoding isoleucine--tRNA ligase, giving the protein MGRSKFNEYKGLDLPRITQEVLKQWDAEDTFRKSISTREGHPTFVFYEGPPSANGRPGIHHVMARTIKDIICRYKTQRGFLVHRKAGWDTHGLPVELGVEKKLGITKEDIGTKISIEEYNDTCRREVMTYTDQWESLTREMGYWVNMQDPYITYDNKYIETLWYLLSELYKKGLLYKGYTIQPYSPAAGTGLSNHELNQPGCYRDVKDTTCTAQFKVIRNEKSEKLFEGVEGDLYFMAWTTTPWTLPSNTALAVGPGIHYVRVRTYNPYTGEPVTVVLARDLFHNYFPKKNEELDLDGYNGDGKNIPYRVTGEFLGKELPGIEYEPLIPWIKPMGDAFRVISGDYVTTEDGTGIVHIAPTFGADDDRVAKQQNIAPLVVVDKAGKRQPMVDRTGKFFLMADMDPAFVASNVDAEAYREYEGRFVKNAYDPKLTDADETLDVSICMMLKAEGKVFKIEKHTHNYPHCWRTDKPVLYYPLDSWFIKTTAVKERLIALNETINWKPASTGSGRFGKWLENLVDWNLSRSRYWGTPLPIWATEDHSELKCIGSVAELKAEIDKSVAAGFMAENPFAAFTEGDFSKENYNKFDLHRPYVDNIVLVSSKGERMVRESDLIDVWFDSGAMPYAQVHYPFELSGEKFRKVYPADFIAEGVDQTRGWFFTLHALATMLFDSVAFKNIISNGLVLDKNGNKMSKRLGNAVDPFEVLEKYGTDAVRWYMISNSQPWDNLKFDVDGVDEVRRKFFGTLYNTYSFFALYANVDGFTGREAEIPVVERPEIDRWIISLLNTLVKEVTESLENYDPTPAARAIQDFVNENLSNWYVRLNRKRFWGGGMTPDKLAAYQTLYTCLETVSQLAAPFAPFITDRIFTDLNAVSGRHGDTSVHLADFPAFRAELVDARLEQMMALAQKVSSMVLALRRKVNIKVRQPLTKIVIPVLAPAIKAEIEAVRGLILGEVNVKELEFIEDTTGVITKRIKPNFKTLGPRYGKQMKQISALVAAFSQGDIAQIEREDRWTAEIDGVRIEATAADFDIVSEDMPGWLVATEGKLTVALDITVTEELRREGIARELVNRIQNLRKESGFEVTDRIRVVIERHEALTGAVESFGDYIAAQTLALSVALADSLDEAGSVPVELDELTVRMKVERV; this is encoded by the coding sequence ATGGGCCGTTCGAAATTCAACGAGTACAAGGGGCTGGACCTGCCCCGGATCACACAGGAGGTTTTGAAACAGTGGGACGCTGAGGATACGTTCCGCAAAAGCATATCCACGCGCGAGGGACACCCCACGTTCGTGTTTTACGAGGGGCCGCCCTCGGCCAACGGCCGTCCGGGCATCCACCACGTGATGGCCCGCACGATCAAGGATATTATCTGCCGTTACAAGACGCAGCGCGGTTTCCTTGTGCACCGCAAGGCTGGCTGGGATACCCACGGCCTGCCCGTGGAACTGGGCGTCGAGAAGAAACTCGGAATCACCAAAGAGGATATCGGGACGAAAATCTCGATCGAAGAGTACAACGATACCTGCCGCCGCGAGGTGATGACCTATACCGACCAGTGGGAGAGCCTCACGCGCGAGATGGGGTACTGGGTCAACATGCAGGATCCCTATATCACCTACGACAACAAATACATCGAGACGCTGTGGTACCTGCTGAGCGAGCTCTATAAAAAAGGACTGCTCTACAAAGGCTATACGATCCAGCCCTATTCGCCTGCGGCCGGGACGGGCCTCAGCAACCACGAGTTGAACCAGCCGGGGTGTTACCGCGATGTGAAGGATACCACCTGTACCGCACAATTTAAGGTGATCCGCAACGAAAAGAGCGAAAAGCTGTTCGAGGGTGTGGAGGGCGACCTCTATTTCATGGCCTGGACGACCACACCTTGGACGCTGCCGTCGAATACCGCGCTGGCTGTCGGTCCCGGTATCCATTACGTACGGGTGCGGACCTACAATCCGTATACGGGGGAGCCCGTTACAGTGGTGCTGGCCCGTGACCTGTTTCACAACTATTTTCCGAAAAAGAACGAGGAACTCGATCTGGACGGCTACAACGGCGACGGGAAGAACATTCCGTACCGGGTGACGGGCGAATTCCTCGGCAAAGAGCTGCCCGGGATCGAGTACGAGCCGCTGATTCCGTGGATCAAACCGATGGGCGATGCGTTCCGGGTGATCTCCGGTGACTATGTGACCACCGAGGACGGTACCGGGATCGTGCATATCGCGCCGACGTTCGGTGCCGACGACGACCGGGTGGCCAAGCAGCAGAATATCGCGCCGCTGGTGGTGGTGGACAAAGCGGGCAAACGCCAGCCGATGGTCGATCGCACGGGCAAGTTCTTCCTGATGGCGGATATGGACCCGGCGTTCGTCGCATCGAATGTCGATGCGGAGGCGTACCGCGAGTACGAAGGCCGCTTTGTCAAGAACGCCTACGATCCGAAGCTGACCGATGCCGACGAGACGCTCGACGTCTCGATCTGCATGATGCTGAAAGCGGAAGGCAAGGTGTTCAAAATAGAGAAGCATACCCACAACTATCCGCATTGCTGGCGTACCGACAAACCGGTGCTCTACTATCCGCTCGACTCGTGGTTCATCAAGACGACAGCCGTGAAAGAGCGCCTGATCGCACTCAACGAAACGATCAACTGGAAACCGGCTTCGACCGGTAGCGGCCGTTTCGGCAAATGGCTCGAAAACCTTGTGGACTGGAACCTGTCCCGTTCGCGCTACTGGGGTACCCCGCTGCCGATCTGGGCGACCGAAGACCATAGCGAACTGAAATGCATCGGTTCTGTCGCCGAACTGAAGGCGGAGATCGACAAGTCGGTCGCTGCTGGCTTTATGGCCGAAAATCCGTTCGCGGCCTTTACCGAAGGAGATTTTTCGAAGGAGAATTACAATAAGTTCGACCTGCACCGTCCCTATGTGGACAACATCGTGCTCGTCTCGTCGAAAGGCGAACGCATGGTGCGCGAGAGCGACCTGATCGACGTCTGGTTCGACTCGGGGGCGATGCCTTATGCCCAGGTGCACTATCCGTTCGAACTCAGCGGGGAGAAGTTCCGGAAAGTTTATCCGGCGGATTTCATCGCCGAGGGCGTCGACCAGACGCGCGGCTGGTTCTTCACGCTGCATGCGCTGGCGACGATGCTTTTCGACAGCGTGGCGTTCAAGAATATCATTTCGAACGGTTTGGTGCTCGACAAGAATGGCAATAAGATGAGCAAGCGTTTGGGCAATGCGGTCGACCCGTTCGAGGTGCTTGAAAAATACGGTACCGATGCGGTGCGCTGGTACATGATCTCGAACTCGCAGCCGTGGGACAACCTCAAGTTCGACGTGGACGGCGTGGACGAAGTGCGGCGCAAGTTCTTCGGAACGCTGTACAACACCTACAGCTTCTTCGCGCTGTACGCCAATGTCGACGGCTTTACGGGCCGCGAGGCGGAAATTCCCGTGGTGGAACGCCCGGAGATCGACCGTTGGATCATCTCGCTGCTCAATACGCTGGTCAAAGAGGTAACCGAGTCGCTCGAAAATTACGATCCGACCCCGGCCGCCCGTGCGATCCAGGATTTCGTGAATGAAAACCTGTCGAACTGGTATGTGCGCCTGAACCGCAAACGCTTTTGGGGCGGCGGCATGACTCCCGACAAACTGGCGGCCTACCAAACCCTGTACACCTGTCTGGAGACCGTTTCGCAGTTGGCCGCACCGTTCGCACCGTTCATTACCGACAGGATCTTCACCGACCTGAATGCGGTGAGCGGACGCCACGGTGACACCTCTGTGCACCTGGCCGATTTTCCGGCTTTCCGGGCCGAATTGGTGGACGCTCGTTTGGAACAGATGATGGCTTTGGCACAAAAAGTGTCGTCGATGGTGCTGGCCTTGAGGCGTAAGGTCAATATCAAGGTGCGCCAGCCGTTGACGAAGATCGTGATCCCGGTGCTTGCCCCGGCTATTAAAGCCGAAATCGAAGCGGTTCGGGGATTGATCCTCGGCGAGGTAAACGTCAAGGAGCTGGAATTTATCGAGGATACCACCGGCGTAATTACCAAGCGGATCAAGCCGAACTTCAAGACGCTCGGGCCGCGCTACGGCAAGCAGATGAAGCAGATATCGGCACTGGTGGCCGCTTTTTCGCAGGGGGACATCGCGCAGATCGAGCGGGAGGACCGCTGGACGGCCGAAATCGACGGCGTGCGGATCGAAGCTACTGCAGCCGATTTCGATATCGTGTCGGAAGACATGCCGGGGTGGCTGGTCGCTACGGAGGGCAAGCTGACCGTCGCGCTCGACATTACTGTGACGGAGGAGCTGCGTCGCGAAGGTATCGCCCGGGAGCTGGTCAACCGGATCCAGAATCTCCGTAAGGAGAGCGGTTTCGAAGTGACCGACCGTATCCGCGTGGTGATCGAGCGGCATGAAGCGCTGACAGGAGCCGTCGAGTCGTTCGGCGATTACATCGCTGCACAGACGCTGGCCCTGAGCGTCGCACTGGCGGATTCCCTCGATGAGGCGGGAAGCGTCCCGGTAGAGCTGGATGAACTGACCGTGAGAATGAAAGTGGAGCGCGTCTGA
- a CDS encoding DMT family transporter, giving the protein MVKLQNVTRAHLGLLLANLVWAVNYPFYKVLMPHYITPVALATFAVTVAGLLGLVSLFWGGIEKIDRNDIYKFIGAALLMGIAKKLLLMIGMQHTSPIEASIIATLGPILVLVFSFFFGIDRFTPMKVFGMVLGMGGALLVILSGGGAVTSGEKLMGNLFVVGAIAASSFSMVWLKGLIMKYRPITVLRVYYPMAAVMLLPFGFDSMIHTDFAAMPAEALWMFFYVILIPTFGPNYLLIFSLHYVKPTISSVFFYLQPVGAAILSVALHMDHLTWERVVGALVVFAGVFFVVRSYKSTISSPMHQLDG; this is encoded by the coding sequence ATGGTGAAATTACAGAACGTGACCCGGGCCCATCTCGGCCTGTTGCTGGCCAATCTGGTGTGGGCGGTCAACTATCCTTTTTACAAGGTACTGATGCCCCATTACATCACGCCTGTCGCGCTGGCGACGTTTGCCGTTACAGTAGCGGGACTGCTCGGTTTGGTCTCGCTTTTTTGGGGCGGCATCGAAAAAATCGACCGGAACGACATCTATAAATTCATCGGGGCGGCGCTGTTGATGGGCATCGCCAAAAAACTGCTGCTGATGATCGGTATGCAGCATACGAGTCCCATCGAAGCGTCGATCATTGCGACGCTCGGCCCGATCCTCGTGCTGGTTTTTTCTTTCTTTTTCGGGATCGACCGGTTTACGCCGATGAAGGTTTTTGGCATGGTGTTGGGAATGGGCGGTGCGCTGCTGGTCATCCTCAGCGGCGGCGGTGCCGTCACTTCGGGCGAGAAGCTGATGGGTAACCTGTTTGTCGTGGGCGCCATCGCTGCGTCGTCGTTCTCGATGGTGTGGCTCAAAGGGCTGATCATGAAATACAGGCCGATCACGGTGCTGAGGGTGTACTATCCGATGGCTGCGGTGATGTTGTTGCCGTTCGGGTTCGATTCGATGATCCATACCGATTTCGCCGCGATGCCCGCCGAAGCGCTGTGGATGTTCTTCTATGTGATCCTGATTCCCACCTTCGGCCCTAATTACCTGTTGATATTCAGCCTGCATTATGTCAAACCGACGATCAGCAGCGTCTTTTTCTACCTGCAGCCGGTGGGAGCCGCAATCCTCTCGGTGGCGTTGCATATGGATCATTTGACCTGGGAACGGGTCGTAGGGGCGCTCGTCGTCTTCGCGGGCGTTTTCTTCGTCGTACGTTCGTACAAATCCACGATCTCTTCACCCATGCACCAATTGGACGGGTAA
- a CDS encoding M48 family metallopeptidase → MIKILIIALVIYLLVVTRARIRLPHPGLQATVDVLKAADLSDDEVQRMAAQYVRYCDAQNRVAPAGDPYAERLARLTGRYVAVNGIPLNFKVYKTSAVNAFATADGSIRVFSGLMDRLGDDELMAIVGHEMGHVRNHDTIGAMRKAYLASAARNALGAVGGALGALSASQLGSIAEQYASAQFSQGQETLADDFSFGFLIRNGYDPYAMASALEKITQISRQGGSEADEVMQLFSTHPDSAWRAARMRSKADLHLGRRSGA, encoded by the coding sequence ATGATTAAAATCCTTATCATAGCATTGGTGATCTACCTGCTCGTGGTGACGCGCGCCCGGATACGCCTGCCGCATCCGGGCCTGCAGGCCACGGTCGATGTGCTCAAGGCGGCCGACCTGAGCGATGACGAGGTGCAACGGATGGCCGCGCAGTATGTCCGGTATTGCGACGCACAGAACCGGGTAGCCCCTGCCGGCGATCCGTACGCCGAACGGCTGGCGCGGCTGACCGGGCGCTATGTGGCGGTCAACGGCATTCCGCTCAATTTCAAAGTGTACAAAACCTCTGCAGTCAATGCGTTCGCCACGGCCGACGGCAGCATACGCGTTTTTTCGGGCCTGATGGACCGCCTCGGTGACGACGAACTGATGGCCATCGTCGGCCACGAGATGGGGCATGTGCGTAATCACGATACGATCGGTGCGATGCGCAAAGCCTACCTCGCTTCGGCGGCCCGCAATGCGCTGGGCGCCGTGGGCGGCGCACTCGGTGCGCTGAGCGCCTCCCAACTCGGTTCGATAGCCGAACAGTACGCCTCGGCGCAGTTTTCGCAGGGACAGGAGACGCTGGCCGACGATTTCAGTTTCGGATTCCTGATCCGGAACGGTTACGATCCCTATGCGATGGCTTCCGCACTGGAGAAGATCACGCAAATCTCACGCCAGGGTGGCAGCGAAGCGGACGAGGTGATGCAACTCTTTTCGACTCATCCCGACAGCGCGTGGCGGGCAGCCCGCATGCGGAGCAAAGCCGACCTGCATCTCGGCCGCCGGTCGGGAGCTTAG
- the gcvT gene encoding glycine cleavage system aminomethyltransferase GcvT has translation MKTTPFTKYHIENGARMAEFAGFNMPIEFSGINDEHHTVREKAGVFDVSHMGEIWVKGPRAIDFLQHVTSNNVATLYDGKIQYSCLPNGRGGIVDDILVYRIDAETFLLVVNASNTEKDWKHLCKEGEAFGLTPGKELYNASDEIAQLAVQGPLAMQIVQRLCPNADVEHLEYYTFIKTEVAGIQDAIVSATGYTGSGGCEIYVANEDADRLWTALWKAGAELGLKNIGLGARDTLRLEMGFCLYGNDIDDTTSPIEAGLGWITKFVDGKDFIDREANAKIKAEGPKRRLVGFELTERGIPRHGYKLADNGGGIIGEVTSGTMSPCLKKGIGMGYVAASHAAPGSEINVIIREKPIKAVVVKLPFIKK, from the coding sequence ATGAAAACAACCCCGTTTACGAAGTATCATATTGAGAATGGCGCACGTATGGCCGAATTTGCCGGATTCAACATGCCGATCGAATTCTCCGGCATCAACGACGAACACCACACCGTACGCGAGAAGGCCGGCGTATTCGACGTCAGCCACATGGGCGAAATCTGGGTCAAAGGGCCCCGGGCGATCGACTTCCTGCAGCATGTCACCTCGAACAACGTAGCCACGCTGTACGACGGGAAGATCCAGTATTCGTGCCTGCCCAATGGACGGGGGGGCATCGTGGACGACATCCTCGTCTACCGCATCGACGCCGAGACTTTCCTGCTGGTGGTCAACGCTTCCAACACCGAAAAGGACTGGAAACACCTCTGCAAAGAGGGTGAGGCCTTTGGCCTGACGCCGGGCAAAGAGCTCTACAACGCATCGGACGAAATCGCCCAGCTGGCCGTACAGGGCCCCCTGGCGATGCAGATCGTCCAGCGGCTCTGCCCGAATGCCGATGTCGAGCACCTCGAATACTACACCTTCATCAAAACCGAGGTGGCGGGCATCCAAGACGCCATCGTGTCGGCCACCGGCTACACCGGATCGGGCGGATGCGAAATTTATGTAGCCAACGAAGACGCCGACAGGTTGTGGACGGCCCTCTGGAAGGCGGGTGCGGAACTGGGGCTGAAGAATATCGGGCTCGGCGCACGGGACACGCTGCGCCTCGAGATGGGCTTCTGCCTCTACGGCAACGACATCGACGACACCACCTCGCCGATCGAAGCCGGACTGGGCTGGATCACCAAATTCGTCGACGGCAAGGATTTTATTGACCGGGAGGCCAATGCAAAGATCAAGGCAGAGGGGCCGAAACGGCGTCTGGTCGGCTTCGAACTGACCGAGCGGGGGATTCCGCGCCACGGTTACAAACTCGCCGACAACGGCGGCGGCATCATCGGCGAGGTGACTTCCGGGACGATGTCGCCCTGCCTGAAAAAAGGCATCGGGATGGGTTATGTAGCCGCTTCCCACGCCGCTCCGGGCAGCGAAATCAACGTAATCATCCGTGAAAAACCGATCAAGGCGGTGGTAGTCAAACTGCCGTTCATCAAAAAATAG